The Streptomyces nitrosporeus genome includes a window with the following:
- a CDS encoding sensor histidine kinase, protein MPPSPAPVKAPPKPTWEPKPQDSPYPWLRPTIRIRLTLLYGGMFLIAGILLLSIIYMLAAQALDVGSDLPFEVVNGQVSSEVCDLPTKATPEAFNDALNACANQQRDHALDTLLNRSLLALVGLSVIAFAFGYAMAGRVLSPLGRITRTARRVVGTDLTRRIELDGPDDELKELADTFDEMLDRLERAFTAQQRFVGNASHELRTPLAINRTLLEVHLSDPEAPPELHQLGRTLLATNERSEQLVEGLLLLARSDNQIVERKPVDLAEVAGRAIDQTRAEAATRGVEIRGERAPAVVQGNGVLLERIALNLVQNAVRYNTAENGWVEVGTELQHGQALLTVSNTGPVVPAYEIDNLFEPFRRLRTERTGSDKGVGLGLSIARSVARAHGGRIIAEPREGGGLVMRVTLPV, encoded by the coding sequence GTGCCCCCTTCCCCGGCGCCCGTGAAGGCGCCCCCGAAACCGACCTGGGAGCCCAAGCCGCAGGACTCGCCGTACCCCTGGCTGCGCCCGACCATCCGGATACGGCTCACCCTGCTGTACGGCGGGATGTTCCTGATCGCCGGCATCCTGCTGCTCTCGATCATCTACATGCTGGCGGCCCAGGCCCTGGACGTGGGCAGCGACCTGCCGTTCGAGGTGGTGAACGGCCAGGTCAGCAGCGAGGTCTGCGACCTGCCGACCAAGGCCACCCCCGAGGCGTTCAACGACGCGCTGAACGCCTGCGCCAACCAGCAGCGCGACCACGCGCTCGACACCCTGCTGAACCGCTCACTGCTGGCCCTGGTGGGCCTCAGCGTCATCGCCTTCGCCTTCGGCTACGCGATGGCGGGCCGTGTCCTGTCCCCGCTCGGCCGGATCACCCGGACCGCCCGGCGCGTCGTCGGCACCGACCTGACCCGGCGGATCGAGCTGGACGGGCCGGACGACGAGCTGAAGGAACTGGCGGACACCTTCGACGAGATGCTGGACCGCCTGGAGAGGGCGTTCACGGCCCAGCAGCGGTTCGTGGGCAACGCCTCGCACGAACTGCGCACACCTCTGGCGATCAACCGCACCCTGCTGGAGGTCCACCTCTCCGACCCGGAGGCCCCGCCCGAGCTGCACCAGCTGGGCAGGACGCTCCTGGCCACCAACGAGCGCAGCGAACAGCTGGTCGAGGGGCTGCTGCTGCTGGCCCGCAGCGACAACCAGATCGTGGAACGCAAGCCGGTCGACCTGGCCGAGGTGGCCGGCCGGGCCATCGACCAGACCAGGGCCGAGGCCGCCACCAGGGGCGTCGAGATCCGCGGCGAGCGGGCACCCGCGGTCGTCCAGGGCAACGGCGTCCTGCTGGAGAGGATCGCGCTGAACCTCGTCCAGAACGCCGTCCGCTACAACACCGCCGAGAACGGCTGGGTGGAGGTCGGCACCGAGCTGCAGCACGGACAGGCCCTGCTGACCGTCTCGAACACCGGGCCGGTGGTGCCCGCCTACGAGATCGACAACCTCTTCGAGCCGTTCAGACGGCTGCGTACGGAGCGTACGGGCAGCGACAAGGGGGTCGGGCTCGGCCTGTCGATCGCGCGGTCCGTCGCGCGGGCCCACGGCGGCCGTATCATCGCGGAGCCCCGCGAAGGGGGAGGCCTCGTGATGCGCGTCACCCTTCCGGTCTGA
- a CDS encoding response regulator transcription factor, whose amino-acid sequence MRVLVVEDEQLLADAVATGLRREAMAVDVVYDGAAALERVGVNDYDVVVLDRDLPLVHGDDVCRRIVEMGMPTRVLMLTASGDVSDRVEGLELGADDYLPKPFAFSELTARVRALGRRTTVALPPVLERAGIKLDPNRREVFRDEQEIQLAPKEFAVLEVLMRSEGAVVSAEQLLEKAWDENTDPFTNVVRVTVMTLRRKLGEPPVIVTVPGSGYRI is encoded by the coding sequence GTGCGCGTACTCGTCGTCGAGGACGAGCAGCTGCTCGCCGATGCGGTGGCCACCGGACTGCGCCGGGAGGCCATGGCCGTCGACGTCGTCTACGACGGGGCGGCCGCCCTGGAGAGGGTCGGGGTCAACGACTACGACGTCGTCGTGCTGGACCGGGACCTCCCGCTGGTGCACGGCGACGACGTCTGCCGCCGGATCGTCGAGATGGGCATGCCCACCCGGGTGCTGATGCTCACCGCGTCCGGGGACGTCAGCGACCGGGTGGAGGGACTGGAACTCGGAGCGGACGACTACCTCCCCAAACCGTTCGCGTTCAGCGAGCTGACCGCCCGCGTCCGGGCCCTGGGGCGGCGGACCACCGTCGCGCTGCCGCCGGTGCTGGAGCGGGCCGGCATCAAGCTGGACCCCAACCGCCGCGAGGTCTTCCGGGACGAGCAGGAGATCCAGCTCGCCCCGAAGGAGTTCGCCGTGCTGGAGGTGCTGATGCGCAGCGAGGGCGCCGTCGTCTCGGCCGAGCAGCTGCTGGAGAAGGCCTGGGACGAGAACACCGACCCCTTCACCAACGTGGTGCGGGTCACCGTCATGACCCTGCGCCGCAAGCTGGGCGAGCCTCCCGTCATCGTCACCGTGCCCGGTTCCGGATACCGGATCTGA
- a CDS encoding inositol monophosphatase family protein: MTDPLLSELLDLALEAARRAGALLRDGRPDDLGVAATKSSPVDVVTEMDIGAEKLITGFLSDRRPADGFLGEEGASSEGSSGIRWVIDPLDGTVNYLYGLPTWAVSIAAERDGERVVGVVEAPMRRETFHAVLGGGARLNGEPLRCRPAAPLGQALVSTGFNYVTEVRTHQAAVAERLIPRLRDIRRGGSAAVDLCDVAAGRLDGYYERGLHPWDLAAGDLIAREAGALTGGRPGRRPDRELTVAATPGVFEPLQALLEDLGAWHD; the protein is encoded by the coding sequence GTGACCGACCCCCTGCTGTCCGAACTGCTCGACCTGGCCCTGGAGGCCGCCCGCCGCGCCGGTGCCCTGCTGCGGGACGGCCGTCCCGACGACCTCGGCGTCGCGGCGACGAAGTCCAGCCCCGTCGACGTCGTCACGGAGATGGACATCGGCGCCGAGAAGCTGATCACCGGCTTCCTCTCCGACCGCCGGCCCGCCGACGGCTTCCTCGGGGAGGAGGGCGCCAGTTCCGAGGGCAGCAGCGGCATCCGCTGGGTCATCGACCCGCTCGACGGCACGGTGAACTACCTCTACGGCCTGCCGACCTGGGCCGTGTCCATCGCCGCCGAGCGCGACGGCGAGCGGGTGGTGGGCGTGGTCGAGGCCCCGATGCGGCGGGAGACCTTCCACGCCGTCCTCGGCGGCGGCGCCCGCCTCAACGGCGAACCCCTGCGCTGCCGCCCCGCCGCACCGCTCGGCCAGGCACTGGTCTCGACCGGCTTCAACTACGTCACCGAGGTACGCACCCACCAGGCGGCGGTGGCCGAGCGCCTGATCCCGCGGCTGCGCGACATCCGGCGCGGCGGTTCCGCCGCGGTCGACCTGTGCGACGTGGCGGCCGGCCGGCTCGACGGCTACTACGAGCGGGGGCTGCACCCCTGGGATCTGGCGGCCGGCGACCTGATCGCCCGGGAGGCGGGCGCGCTCACCGGGGGCCGCCCCGGCCGGCGCCCGGACCGGGAGCTGACCGTCGCCGCGACCCCCGGGGTCTTCGAACCGCTCCAGGCCCTGCTGGAGGACCTGGGGGCCTGGCACGACTGA